One region of Acidovorax sp. T1 genomic DNA includes:
- the lexA gene encoding transcriptional repressor LexA — MLDNPKLTARQQQILDLIQMAISRTGAPPTRAEIAAELGFKSANAAEEHLQALARKGVIELVSGTSRGIRLRSDTVRSINAARGTQFSLPMPGLSQLVLPLIGRVAAGSPILAQEHVDQTYSVENSLFQHKPDYLLKVRGMSMRDAGIMDGDLLAVQSTREARNGQIVVARLGDDVTVKRLRRTAGTIELLPENPDYPVIVVQPGEPFEIEGLAVGLIRNTILM, encoded by the coding sequence ATGCTCGACAACCCCAAGCTCACTGCACGCCAGCAACAAATCCTGGACCTGATCCAGATGGCCATTTCCCGCACGGGTGCGCCACCGACACGGGCTGAAATCGCCGCGGAACTGGGCTTCAAATCAGCCAACGCGGCCGAAGAACACCTGCAAGCCCTTGCGCGCAAAGGCGTTATCGAACTGGTCAGCGGTACATCCCGCGGCATCCGCCTGCGCAGCGACACAGTGCGCTCCATTAATGCAGCGCGCGGCACCCAGTTCAGTCTGCCCATGCCAGGGTTGTCGCAACTGGTCTTGCCCTTGATCGGTCGCGTGGCGGCTGGCTCGCCCATTCTCGCGCAGGAACACGTGGACCAGACCTACAGCGTGGAAAACAGCCTGTTTCAACACAAGCCCGACTACCTGCTCAAGGTGCGCGGCATGTCCATGCGCGACGCCGGCATCATGGACGGCGATCTGCTCGCCGTGCAATCCACACGCGAAGCGCGTAACGGCCAAATCGTCGTGGCAAGGCTAGGTGATGATGTCACCGTCAAACGTCTGCGCCGAACAGCCGGCACCATCGAGTTGCTTCCCGAGAACCCCGATTACCCCGTGATCGTTGTCCAACCGGGCGAGCCGTTCGAGATCGAAGGCCTG
- a CDS encoding asparaginase: protein MQVSAQKIVVLGTGGTIAGKAATQGDNIGYTAAQVGVEQLLHAVPGLQAVARGGLVAEQIAQLDSKDMEFSVWRSLAQRCARALADPLVRGLVITHGTDTLEETAWFLHSVLDAHKPVVLTCAMRPATALTPDGPQNLLDAVAVAMTAGARGVVVVAAGVVHGAQRVQKVHPYRVDAFSSGDAGPLGWVEEGAVRLAQNWPLAQAGQAQCAIENIVNCAQWPRVEVVMSYAGATGALVDSLVRDGVQGIVVAATGNGTIHQALESALLRAQAAGVKVVRATRCPEGQVLPKPGDALRDSRGLSAVKARIALMLELLP from the coding sequence ATGCAAGTGAGCGCGCAAAAAATTGTCGTATTGGGAACGGGTGGAACCATCGCTGGCAAGGCTGCAACGCAGGGAGACAACATTGGCTACACCGCCGCGCAAGTGGGCGTGGAGCAGTTGTTGCACGCTGTGCCCGGCTTGCAGGCGGTAGCCCGTGGCGGTCTGGTGGCTGAGCAGATCGCGCAGTTGGACAGCAAGGACATGGAGTTCAGTGTGTGGCGCTCGCTTGCGCAGCGTTGTGCCAGAGCGCTCGCTGATCCCCTGGTGCGCGGACTGGTCATCACCCATGGCACCGATACGCTGGAAGAGACTGCCTGGTTTTTGCACTCGGTGCTGGATGCCCACAAGCCCGTGGTGCTGACCTGTGCGATGCGCCCTGCAACGGCTTTGACGCCCGATGGTCCGCAAAACCTGCTCGACGCCGTCGCCGTGGCGATGACAGCGGGGGCGCGGGGCGTTGTGGTGGTGGCTGCCGGCGTGGTGCACGGCGCACAGCGTGTCCAGAAAGTGCACCCCTATCGGGTGGATGCATTCAGCTCCGGTGATGCCGGACCGTTGGGCTGGGTGGAGGAGGGAGCGGTGCGTTTGGCACAAAATTGGCCTTTAGCGCAAGCAGGGCAAGCGCAATGCGCTATTGAAAATATAGTGAATTGCGCGCAATGGCCGCGCGTCGAGGTGGTCATGAGCTATGCGGGTGCCACGGGAGCTCTGGTGGACTCGCTGGTGCGCGATGGTGTGCAGGGCATCGTGGTGGCCGCAACGGGCAATGGCACGATTCACCAGGCCCTCGAATCGGCACTGCTGCGCGCGCAGGCGGCTGGTGTGAAAGTGGTGCGTGCCACGCGCTGCCCGGAGGGTCAGGTGCTGCCCAAGCCCGGCGATGCTCTACGGGACTCCCGGGGCCTGTCTGCGGTGAAGGCACGCATTGCGCTGATGCTGGAGCTGCTGCCTTGA
- the adk gene encoding adenylate kinase: MRLILLGAPGAGKGTQATFICQKYGIPQISTGDMLRAAVKAGTPLGLQAKAVMDSGALVSDDIIIGLVKERITQPDCANGFLFDGFPRTIPQADAMKDAGVKLDYVLEIDVPFDAIIERMSGRRSHPASGRTYHVKFNPPKVEGKDDVTGEELIQREDDKEETVKKRLQVYSDQTRPLVDYYSNWAKTEPGAAPKYRAISGTGSVEEITARALQALSS, translated from the coding sequence ATGAGACTGATTCTGTTGGGCGCCCCCGGTGCCGGAAAGGGCACGCAAGCCACGTTCATCTGCCAGAAATACGGCATCCCGCAAATTTCCACCGGCGACATGCTGCGCGCAGCTGTCAAGGCCGGCACGCCGCTGGGCCTGCAGGCCAAGGCCGTGATGGATTCGGGTGCCCTGGTCAGCGATGACATCATCATCGGCCTCGTCAAGGAACGCATCACACAGCCCGACTGTGCCAACGGCTTCCTGTTTGACGGCTTCCCCCGCACCATCCCCCAGGCCGATGCCATGAAGGACGCGGGCGTCAAGCTCGACTATGTGCTCGAAATCGACGTGCCGTTCGACGCCATCATCGAACGCATGAGCGGCCGCCGCTCGCACCCCGCCAGCGGCCGCACCTACCACGTCAAGTTCAACCCGCCCAAGGTGGAAGGCAAGGACGATGTGACGGGCGAAGAACTGATCCAGCGCGAAGACGACAAGGAAGAAACCGTCAAGAAGCGCCTGCAGGTGTACAGCGACCAGACGCGCCCCCTGGTGGACTACTACAGCAACTGGGCCAAGACCGAGCCTGGCGCAGCCCCCAAGTACCGCGCCATCAGCGGCACGGGCAGCGTCGAGGAGATCACTGCGCGCGCACTACAGGCCCTGTCCAGCTAA
- the kdsB gene encoding 3-deoxy-manno-octulosonate cytidylyltransferase yields the protein MSPATAAGFTVLIPARMASSRLPDKPLADIAGLPMVVHVARRAAQSAAARVVVAADDPRILHACQAHGVQALLTRTDHASGSDRLAEACTQLGLDGDAVVVNVQGDEPLMDPALINAVAALLPARPEASMGTAAHAIHTLADYENPNVVKVVLDARGLAHYFSRAPIPHARDHAGQSWWQGAAAQAAPGVAALHGFAPLRHIGIYSYRAGFLRQFPGLAQAPTEAVEALEQLRALWHGHRIAVHIADEAPGPGVDTPADLDRVRALLA from the coding sequence GTGAGCCCAGCCACGGCAGCGGGCTTCACGGTGCTGATCCCGGCACGCATGGCATCGAGCCGCCTGCCCGACAAGCCCCTGGCCGACATCGCCGGCCTGCCCATGGTGGTGCATGTGGCCCGCCGCGCCGCGCAAAGCGCCGCAGCCCGCGTGGTGGTGGCCGCCGACGACCCGCGCATCCTGCACGCCTGCCAGGCCCACGGAGTGCAGGCCCTGCTCACGCGCACCGACCACGCCAGCGGCAGCGACCGGCTGGCAGAGGCCTGCACGCAGCTGGGCCTGGACGGCGACGCCGTGGTGGTCAACGTGCAGGGCGACGAACCCCTGATGGACCCGGCCCTCATCAACGCCGTGGCAGCCCTGCTGCCTGCGCGCCCCGAAGCCAGTATGGGCACGGCAGCCCATGCCATTCACACATTGGCAGACTACGAGAACCCCAACGTCGTCAAGGTGGTGCTGGACGCGCGCGGCCTGGCCCACTATTTCAGCCGTGCGCCCATTCCGCACGCCCGCGACCACGCTGGCCAGTCCTGGTGGCAAGGTGCCGCGGCGCAGGCTGCACCCGGCGTGGCCGCCTTGCACGGATTTGCGCCGCTGCGCCATATCGGCATCTACAGCTATCGCGCAGGTTTTCTGCGCCAGTTTCCTGGTCTGGCCCAGGCGCCCACCGAGGCGGTGGAGGCGCTGGAGCAATTGCGGGCACTCTGGCATGGCCACCGCATCGCCGTGCACATTGCCGACGAGGCCCCCGGCCCGGGCGTGGACACCCCGGCAGACCTGGACCGGGTGCGGGCGCTGCTGGCCTGA
- a CDS encoding Trm112 family protein: MDPKLLELLVCPVTKGPLTYDRERQELVSRSARLAYPVRDGIPVLLENEARTLTDEELQA, from the coding sequence ATGGATCCCAAACTGCTTGAATTGCTGGTCTGCCCTGTCACCAAAGGCCCCTTGACTTATGACCGCGAGCGCCAGGAGCTGGTGTCGCGCAGCGCGCGCCTGGCCTACCCCGTGCGCGACGGCATTCCGGTGCTGCTGGAAAATGAGGCGCGCACCCTGACCGACGAGGAGCTGCAGGCGTGA